A stretch of the Capsicum annuum cultivar UCD-10X-F1 chromosome 8, UCD10Xv1.1, whole genome shotgun sequence genome encodes the following:
- the LOC107840225 gene encoding basic 30 kDa endochitinase precursor (The RefSeq protein has 2 substitutions compared to this genomic sequence), with amino-acid sequence MRLSEFSFFSLLFAVLLLAVSAEQCGSQAGGALCAAGLCCSKFGWCGNTNDYCGAGNCQSQCPGDSGPTGDLGSIISNSMFDEMLKHRNDNACQGKNNFYSYNAFITAAKSFPGFGTTGDTAVRKREIAAFFAQTSHETTGGWPTAPDGPYAWGYCFLREQGSPGDYCSPSGQWPCAPGRKYFGRGPIQISYNYNYGPCGRAIGVDLLNNPDLVATDSVISFKSAIWFWMTPQSPKPSCHDVITGRWQPSSADRAANRLPGFGVITNIINGGLECGHGNDNRVQDRIGFYRRYCGILGVSPGDNLDCGNQRSFGNGLLVDIM; translated from the exons ATGAGGCTTAGTGAATTCTCAGTTTTCTCATTACTCTTTGCTGTCCTATTGTTGGCTGTCTCGGCAGAACAATGTGGTTCTCAGGCAGGAGGTGCACTTTGTGCCCAGGGATTATGTTGTAGCAAATTTGGTTGGTGTGGCAACACCAATGACTATTGTGGTGCTGGAAATTGCCAGAGCCAGTGTCCCGGCGATTCCGGTCCTACTGGAGACCTCGGCAGCATCATTTCAAATTCCATGTTTGATGAGATGCTTAAGCATCGCAACGATAATGCTTGTCAAGGAAAGAACAATTTCTACAGTTACAATGCTTTCATCACTGCTGCAAAGTCTTTTCCTGGCTTTGGCACCACTGGTGATACCGCTGTCCGAAAAAGGGAAATTGCTGCTTTCTTTGCCCAAACCTCCCATGAAACTACTG GAGGATGGCCTACAGCACCAGATGGACCATACGCATGGGGTTACTGCTTCCTTAGAGAACAAGGTAGTCCGGGCGACTACTGTTCACCAAGTGGCCAATGGCCTTGTGCGCCTGGTAGAAAATATTTCGGACGAGGCCCCATCCAAATTTCATA CAACTACAACTATGGGCCATGTGGAAGAGCCATCGGAGTTGACCTCTTAAACAATCCTGATTTAGTTGCCACGGACTCAGTCATCTCATTCAAATCAGCCATTTGGTTTTGGATGACCCCTCAATCACCAAAGCCTTCTTGCCACGATGTCATAACCGGAAGATGGCAACCATCCAGTGCTGACCGAGCAGCCAATCGCCTCCCTGGATTCGGtgtcatcacaaatatcatcaatgGTGGTCTAGAATGTGGTCATGGAAATGACAACAGGGTACAGGACCGGATTGGGTTTTACAGGAGGTATTGCGGAATTCTTGGAGTTAGCCCTGGCGACAATCTTGATTGCGGCAATCAGAGGTCTTTTGGAAACGGACTCTTGGTTGATATTATGTAA